Proteins from one Brevibacillus humidisoli genomic window:
- a CDS encoding TolB family protein, producing the protein MKKKRVHGWMAAALLASSFWVASPAHAESIGREVEIKPSLAVPSDKGIDLSREYAVWINENDDDDAIVLYDVDEEEVAKEIVGDGTRKTSPKVSGDYVAWIDFRHGDGAVYLYDLDREREIRVTDSSANVVELDFEGDTVVWVSEHGDKTDVYAYSIEADESKQVSYSGAASHPTVHGSYVAWEDDRNGHADIYAYDLSTDEEIRATTNSYDQTKPSLYKDIIIYEDDRNGNTELYQYDLDRDDEDQVTDGRDDRENPKVYGDIVVYENDGDLEYYNMDDDDEELIERKIETKIGYAIYGDYVLYAKEDSDVMKLYLYDIDEDEEASIGLASKPGQPDADDWHIVYISDSGTDGVVLYNVETESSMVISDEDQDPSRPLVSGNWVIYYDQEEDALFSYSIKSGKRKQVTDEDVASDELYELNNNQLVWVEDDTIYLTNLSTGDTRKIDELYREPKRIDINDEYILWLTDEGRNTSDLYLYDLDEQKGERIRRGEIGHAALGEEFVIWSEMGDDNWDLFYYQTDRDRIYSLFRNNDGDQIRPQASRNFIIYEDNRYTNDENDYLYQLYDLEDFDYVESLSAEAVPTELRMGGNRIVWIDEREEEEALYMMSFAQPRDEMPEEPEEPGNEDGEYVFWDIIHDGSFVDIFNDHPWDKVYLVFYANTDDEFEVQFFTFVENSKAFLDHINATPRDKFLVRVYD; encoded by the coding sequence GATAAATGAAAACGATGACGATGACGCAATTGTGCTCTATGATGTGGATGAAGAAGAAGTGGCTAAGGAGATTGTTGGAGATGGTACTCGCAAAACATCTCCCAAAGTGAGCGGCGATTACGTGGCGTGGATTGATTTCCGCCACGGCGATGGGGCTGTATACCTGTACGATTTGGATCGCGAGCGGGAAATACGGGTGACGGATAGCAGTGCCAATGTGGTAGAACTTGATTTCGAAGGCGACACGGTTGTATGGGTCAGTGAGCACGGCGATAAGACGGACGTATACGCCTACAGTATCGAAGCGGATGAATCAAAGCAGGTATCCTACAGTGGGGCGGCCAGTCATCCAACTGTTCACGGCTCTTACGTAGCTTGGGAAGATGACCGAAACGGGCATGCTGACATCTATGCCTACGATTTATCGACTGACGAGGAGATCCGGGCGACTACCAATTCCTATGATCAAACCAAGCCTTCTCTTTACAAGGACATAATCATCTATGAGGATGATCGGAACGGCAATACCGAATTATATCAATACGACTTGGACCGCGACGATGAAGATCAGGTAACGGATGGCCGGGACGATAGGGAGAATCCGAAGGTATACGGTGATATTGTCGTTTACGAAAACGACGGCGATCTGGAGTACTACAACATGGACGATGACGATGAAGAACTGATTGAGCGGAAGATAGAGACGAAGATCGGATACGCGATCTATGGCGATTACGTTCTGTATGCAAAAGAAGATTCAGATGTGATGAAACTGTACTTGTACGATATCGATGAGGATGAAGAAGCGTCGATTGGATTGGCTAGCAAACCAGGGCAACCGGATGCAGACGACTGGCATATCGTGTACATAAGTGATAGTGGCACTGATGGTGTTGTCCTATATAATGTGGAGACTGAGAGCTCGATGGTGATTTCTGATGAAGATCAGGATCCGTCGCGTCCGCTTGTCAGTGGAAACTGGGTCATCTATTACGATCAGGAGGAGGACGCCCTGTTTTCCTACTCAATCAAAAGCGGCAAGAGGAAGCAGGTGACGGATGAAGATGTGGCATCGGACGAGCTGTACGAGTTGAACAACAATCAGCTGGTATGGGTCGAGGATGATACCATCTATCTGACCAATCTCTCCACTGGAGATACTCGGAAGATCGACGAACTGTATCGGGAACCGAAAAGGATTGATATCAACGACGAGTACATTTTGTGGCTCACAGACGAAGGCCGCAACACCTCTGATTTGTATCTCTATGATTTGGACGAGCAAAAAGGAGAGCGAATCCGCCGTGGGGAAATTGGACATGCTGCCTTGGGAGAGGAGTTCGTGATCTGGTCGGAAATGGGTGATGACAACTGGGATCTGTTTTATTACCAAACCGATCGGGATCGGATCTATTCCTTGTTCCGCAACAACGATGGTGATCAGATCAGGCCGCAAGCCTCGCGCAACTTCATCATCTACGAAGATAACCGCTACACGAATGATGAGAACGACTACCTCTACCAGTTGTACGATTTGGAGGATTTTGACTACGTAGAGTCACTCTCAGCCGAAGCGGTACCGACAGAACTGCGGATGGGCGGAAATCGGATTGTCTGGATCGACGAGCGTGAAGAAGAGGAAGCCTTGTACATGATGTCATTTGCTCAACCGCGGGACGAGATGCCGGAAGAACCAGAAGAGCCGGGGAATGAAGACGGGGAATACGTATTCTGGGACATTATTCATGACGGCAGCTTTGTCGACATCTTTAATGATCATCCTTGGGACAAGGTATATCTCGTTTTCTACGCGAATACGGACGATGAGTTTGAGGTGCAATTCTTTACATTCGTGGAGAACAGCAAGGCGTTCCTCGACCATATCAATGCAACACCGAGAGACAAGTTTCTT